Genomic DNA from Bosea sp. (in: a-proteobacteria):
TGCTCGGCGACCTCATCGCCTTCGCAACCCTCACCGAGACGATTTTCGCCTGGCCCGGCATCGGCAAGCTTTTGGTCGATTCGATCTATCGCGGCGATCGGCCGGTGATCGTGGTCTACCTGATGTTCGTCGCCTTCCTCTTCGTGGTCGTCAATTTCGTGGTCGATGTCGCCTACGCGCTCATCGATCCGCGCATAAAGATCAAGTGAGGGGCAGCCCGTGACCGCCCTCTCCTTGCGCCTCAAACGCGCCCTCAAATCCGAGCTGGCCCATAACTGGCGGCGCAATGCCTCCGCCATAGCCGGCACCCTCATCATCGCAATGTTCGCCTTCATGGTCGCCTTCGGCCCTTGGCTTGTCGCGCAGGACCCCTATGACGTGCGCCAGCTCGACCTGATGGACGCCTTCAAGCCGCCGGTCTGGCTGGAGGGTGGCAGCGCGCAATACTGGCTCGGCACGGACCAGCAGGGCCGCGACGTGCTGGCGTCCATCGTCTACGGAAGCCGCATCTCGCTGTTCATCGGCCTTGCCGCCATGCTGGCCTCATGCCTGATCGGCACCACGCTCGGCATCATGGCCGGCTTCTACGGCGGCCGCCTCGACAGCGTGATCATGCGCATTGCGGACATCCAGCTTTCCTTCCCGTCCGTGCTGATCGCGCTCTTCCTGATGTCGGCCTTCGGCACGGGCGTGGAGAAGGTGCTGATCGCGCTGACCTCCGTGGGCTGGGTTGTCTATGCCCGCACGGTGCGCGGCTCCACGCTGCGCGAGAAAAGCCGCGAATATGTCCAGGCGGCGCGCGTCTCGGGCCTGCCCAACCGCAAGATCATCCTCAAGCACATCCTGCCCAATGTGCTCACGCCGCTCATCGTTGTCGCCACTATCCAGGTGGGCACCTTCGTGCTCATCGAGGCATCGCTCAGCTTCCTTGGCGTTGGTGTGCCGATCACGGAGCCATCCCTCGGCCTGCTGATCAAGAACGGCTTCGACGTGCTGTTCAGCGGCCTGTGGTGGATCTCTGTCTTTCCGGGCCTGTTCATCATGCTCATCGTGTTCGGCATCAACCTGCTCGGCGATTTCCTGCGCGACGAGCTCAACCCACGCCTGAAGTGAGGGTGAGAGCGATGACGGATGCCTTGCTCTCGGTTCGCGGCCTCAAGACCTGGTTTCATACCTTCGGCGGCGTGGTGAAGGCGGTCGACGGCGTCAGCTTCGATCTCGCTCCAGGCGAGATCCTCGGACTGGTCGGGGAGTCCGGCGGCGGCAAGTCGATGGTCGGCTTCTCGATCATGGGATTGATCGACAAGCCCGGCCGCATCGAGGCCGGCGAGATCTTTTTTGGCGGTCGCGACCTCGCGCGGCTCTCGGAAGGCGAGCTTCAGAAGGTGCGCGGCAAGCAGGTCGCCATGATCTTCCAGGATCCGATGACGGCGTTGAACCCGCTCTACACCATCGGCAATCAACTCGAGGAGATGCTCACACTCCACACCGACCTCGATGCCCGCGCCCGGCGCGCGCGCTGCATCGAGATGCTTGCGGAGGTCGGAATTCCGCAGCCCGAGGCGCGGCTTGGCAGCTATCCGCACCAGTTCTCGGGCGGGATGCGCCAGCGTGTCGTCATCGCCATCGCCATGATCGCCGGCCCCAGCCTGCTGATCGCGGACGAACCCACCACGGCGCTCGACGTGACCATCCAGGCCCAGCTGTTGCGGCTGATGAAGAGCCAGGTCGCACGCAACCGCACCTCGCTGATCCTCATCACGCATGATCTTGCGGCCGTATCGCAGATGGCCGATCGCATCGTGGTGCTCTACTGCGGCAGGGTCGTCGAAACAGGGCGCGCGGCCGAACTGATTGCGCGGCCCCGGCACCCCTACACGCGCGGCCTCCTCGATTCGATCCCCGCCCATGCGCCGGGACGCAAACGGCTGAGCCAGATTCCCGGCTCCGTGCCCGATATCCGCCGCCTCCCGCCCGGCTGCAGCTTTGCCCCGCGCTGCCCTCGCTCTCAGCCGCTGTGCACGCACGAAGCTCCCGCGCTGCAGGCAGATGCCGCCGGCCACGCCGCCGCCTGTCATTTTCCGATCGAGGTCGCATCATGAACGCGGCGCCAGCCCAGCAACGGGGCGAGTTGCTGCGGGTCGAGAACCTGCATCAGCGCTTCGATTCCTCCGGAGGCTTCTTAGACCGGCTGCGCTTCGACAAGGGCCGCTTCAGCGCCCCGCGTCGCATCGTCCATGCGGTGAACGGCGTGAGCCTGCACATCGATCGTGGCGAGGTTCTCGGCCTCGTCGGTGAGAGCGGCTGCGGCAAATCCACGCTCGCCAAGACCATCATCAAGCTGCACGAGCCACATGACGGGCGCATCATCCTCGACGGTGAGGACATCACCGATCACGATTTTGCCCGCATGCGCCCTGTGCGGCGCAAGATGCAGATGATCTTCCAGGACCCTTATGCCTCGCTCAACCCGCGCCAGCAGGTGGCCGACATCGTTATGGAGCCCTGGCTTGAGGTGGGGCGTGCCGAGGGCGAGGATCTCGAGGAGCGGATGCTGGCTCTGCTCGGCCGCGTCGGACTTGGGGCCGAGCATTCGCAGCGCTATCCTCACCAGTTCTCCGGCGGCCAGCGCCAGCGCATCGGCATCGCCCGCGCGCTTTCCGTGCGCCCCGAGCTTGTGGTGGCGGATGAGCCCGTCTCAGCCCTTGATGTCTCGATCCAGGCGCAGATCCTGAACCTGATGATGGACCTCAAGGACGAGTTCGGCTTCTCCTACCTGTTCATCACCCACGACCTGTCCGTGGTGCGCTACATCTCCGACAGGATCGGCGTGATGTATCTCGGCTTCATGGTCGAGACGGGCCCGAAGCAAGCGATCTTCGAGAACCCCAGGCACCCCTATACGCGGGCCCTGCTCGCGGCCGCGCCCAAGGTAGGCCAGCCGCTGCCCGCCGCCGAGGATCACTTGAAGGGCGAGGTGCCGAGCGCCTTCGACCTGCCGAGCGGCTGTTGCTTCCGCACACGATGCCCCCTTGCCTTCGATCGCTGCGCGCGGGAACGCCCTGTGCTGCGCGCGCTCGGAGACGGCCAGCATGTGGCTTGCCACCTTCATGATGCCGCGGCGTCCGACACCGCCGCCGCGGCCTGAAACCGAACCAGAAGGGCCAAGCGCCATGTCCGCCTCCACGTTTACAATCGTCCAGCCCCGGGTCATGCTCGATGACCCGCATGCCTGCACGGATTCAGGCGATGTGCTGACCGTGTTCGGTGGGCTCTTTGACGCGCTGGCGCGCCGGGGAGCCAGCGGCTGGGAGCCAAATCTGGCAACGGGCTGGAGCATGTCCGATGACGCGCGCACCACCACCTTCACCCTGCGCGCCGGCGTGCGTTTTCATGATGGCGAGCCTTGCGATGCCGGTGCCATCAGGTTCTGCCTTGAGCGCATGGCGAGGCCCGACATGGGCGCAACCCTCGGCGCCCCCGGGGTCTACGCGCAGTATCTGCAAGGCATGCGCATTGACGTCCCCGATCCGCATACGCTCGTTATGACCACGGCCGAGCCGATCGCCGACATCCTCGACATCGTCGGCTACGGACACATCGTCTCGCCACGCGCCCTCGCAGACGCCGGCGAGGATCTGGCGCGGCGTTCCGTCGGCACCGGGCCGTGGAAGCTGGAAAGCTGCCGCGAGGGCGAGCATCTGCTGGCCAGCGCAAGTCCCCACCACCTCGCGCCGAAGTCCCGCCATGGCGAATTGCGCTGGCAGGCCGAGCCAAGTGCTGCCGCTCGGCTCGATGCGCTTATGTCCGGTCGCGCCCACGTCGCCAACGGACTGCCTATGGCCGGCCATGCGACAGCCGGCGTGACGTTCCATGACTATCTGGCGCCGACGGCCCTGATCTTCATGTTCAACGCCGCTGCAGGCCCGGCGGCTGACCTGCGCGTGCGCCGCGCGCTCAACCTCGCGATCGACAGGGCAGCCTTGGTCGCCGGCGTGCTGGGCGGGGCGGGCCAGCCTCTGCATGGCTACATCAGCCCGGCTCATGACGGCTACGATCCGGCAGCTCCGGAATTCGCACTCGACCGCGCCGAGGCACGACGCCTGCTCGCCGAGGCGGGCTACGCTGACGGGCTTGCGCTCAATGTCTATTGCCCCACGCGCCTGCCCGACGAGGCGCCGCAACTGGTCGATGCGATCGAGGCGCAACTGTCCGGCATCGGCGTCAGCTTCATCCGCCATGTCGAGCCAGACCGCACCCGTTACGCCAATCAGGTCAGACTCAAGCAGATCCACGACATCTGCGTGTTCGATTCAAGCCCCATGAGCGCCTTCCGCGTGCTGCATGAGAAGGTCGATTCCCGCGTGAAGGGCTCGTGGTGGGAGGGCTATGCGAATCCGGCCGTCGAGGCCCTGCTCGACCAGGCGCGCCGCACCATCGATGCCAATGCGAGGCGGGCCCTGCGCTGCGAGACCTATCGCCTGCTCCAGCAGGATCCGCCCTGGCTCTATGTCTACAACCACCGCCGCCGCATCGGCCTCGCAGGCAGCCATCCTGTCTATGCGATGCGGTTCGATGGCGTGCTGGACGTGCGCACGCTGCCGGAGCTGTGAGGAAAGCGCCCATGTCCGCCGCGACGCCCGACCATGAACCCGCCCTGGCAACGGCGCGCTCGCCGGCCTCGCTGCTGGGCCAGTCAACCTATGAGCGCCTGCGCGGCATGATCCTCAGCGGCACGCTTCCCATCGGCTCAGGCCTGAACGAGAAGCGCCTTGCCGAGCGGCTGGGCGTATCGCGCACCCCCGTGCGCGAGGCCATGACCCGCCTGATGAGCGAGGGCCTGATCACGCGCGAAGCGGGCGGCACGCCGACCGTTCGCCGCATCTCCATCCACGAGATCGTCGAGATCCTGCACATGCGCCGCCTGCTCGAGGTCGAGGCGGCCGGCATGGCCGCCACGCGCGGGGGCTCGGCCGGGCTCGCCGCCTTGCGTGAACGCTTCGTCGCCTTTCGGGATGGCCCGCCGCCTGCGGTGGAGGACCACGTCGGAGCCGATGATCGGCTTCATGGCCTGCTCGCCGAGATGGCGGGGTCGCGCCTTCTCGCCAGCCTGATCAGCGACCTGCGGCTCAAGACCCGCATCTTCGACACCCGCCTCGTGCCCGAACGTCTGCGCCCCGGAGCGGTGGAGCATCTGGCCATCATCGACGCCGTGCTGGCAGGCAACGTGCCCGCAGCGGAAGATGCGATGCGCACGCATGTCGGCAATGTCAGGGCGAGCGTGCTGTCCCATCTCGACGCCCTGTTCCGCTGAGCGGAAACATCGTGACGCCGGAATGTGGATGCGCTCCAGGCTGCCGCAGCGATCTGTCCAGCCATTGCGGCGCGTTGGAACGACGAACCCTGCCGGCGGGAGGCGATGGACGACCTGCCGCCTCAGTTCGCAGCCTTCCATCGGAGCAGCCACGTCTCGGCATGACGCAGCGCGACATTGATGATCGCGCCCACGACGCCAAGGAGCACAAGCCCCGCGAAGACCGAGGTTGTGTCGAAAAGCCCGGTCGCCTGCGCAATGATGAAGCCGATGCCGCGGTTGGACGACATGAACTCGCCGATCACGGTGCCGACCAGCGCATAAGGCACCGAGACCTTCAGCCCGGTGATGACCCACGAAGCTGCCGACGGAATCATGACATGGCGCAGCACATCCAGTTCGTTGCCGCCCATGATGCGCGTCGCATGCACGAAGATCGGGTTCACGTCGCGCACGCCGGCATAAGTGTTGAGGAACACCACGAAGAACACGATCGAGGCGGAGACCGCGACCTTGGATTCGATGCCGATGCCGAACCAGATGATGAACAGGGGCGCAAGAGCGATCTTCGGGATCGAATAGAGCGCCGTGATGTAGGGGTCGAAGATGTCGGCCACTGTCTGGAACCGCCCGAACAGGAGGCCAAGGACGAAGCCTACCAGCGATCCGATGATGAAGCCGAGCGCCGTCGCATAGAGCGTGATCGACAGATGGTTCCACAGGCTGCCCTCGAGCAGCCACTTCCACAGCCGGGACGACACGGCGGACGGTGGTTGATGGCGGCGTGACGGCCAGTTGAGCCGCACCGCACGGAGCAGGCTCGGGTCAGGCAGCAGCCAGCCCATCCACCCCCGCGCCGCAGATCAGCGCGCAGACCCGCTCCCCCGGCTTGAATGCCACCCGGCCCGACTGCAGGACGGCAACCGAAGCTGCCCCCGACATGTCGGCCGCGATGCCGAACTCGAACCAGAGCGAGCGTGCAGCACGCTCCATCTCGTCATCGCTTATCAGCACGATCTCGTCGACATTGCGCCGCACGACCTCAAAGATCGCCTGATCCGTCTGGCGGCATGACATCGTGGCGACGCGCGTCTCCAGCCTGTCCAGCGCCACGAGCCTGCCAGCTTCGAGACAGGCGTGCAGCGTAGGCGAGCCGACGGGCTCGATGCCGATGATGCGCGTGGAAGGCCGCTTTGCCTTGACCGCTGTGGAAAGCCCAGTGATGAGCCCGCCGCCGCCTATGGCGACGAGGATGACATCCACGTCAGGAATGTCCTCCAGGATATCAAGCCCGAGCGTTCCCTGGCCAGCCACGACGATGGGGTCGCTGAAGGGATGGGCGTAGGTCGCGCCCGTGCGCTCCGCCCAGGCGAGAGCCGCAGCGTTCGCGTCGTCCCAGACATGGCCTACGATCTCCACCGACGCACCCCATTGCTTCAGCTTCACCACCTTGTCGGGAGCAACGTTTGAAGGAAGGAAGATCTGCGCCGCCGCCTTCATCACATGCGCGGACCTGGCGATGGCGAGGCCATGATTGCCGCCCGAGGCCGTGACGATGCCGCGTTCGAGTTGCGCGCTGTCGAGGGTCAGGAGCCGGTTCATTGCGCCGCGAGCCTTGAAGGAACCGGCCGCCTGCAGCAGTTCGAGCTTCATTACCACGGAGGCTGCGCTTGTCGGGCCATCCTTTTGCTGCGCATAGGCCAGCGTCGGCGTTTTGCGCACATGTGGCGCGATGCGCTGGCGGGCCGCTTCGATTTCGGCAAGCTCGATCATGACAACGTCCCCTTGTAGGGCGCCGCCACGATCAGGCAGCAATTGCCCGGCCTGACACGGCCCGGCTGCCGGCGTCCATAAAGGATGCCGTCGGCGGCGTAGTGCAGCAGATCGGGCGCGCGCGCCGGATCCCAGGTGCAATGGATTCGCCCTGCGGGTTGGCCGGCGCTGACCCTCTCGCCATTGGCGTGGAAGGGCTCGAAGACGCCATCGGAAGAGGCGAAGACATAGGCCCCGGTGCCCGGCAGTTCGAGCACGGCCCCGTCGCCACGCCGCGGCTCGGGCGTCTCGCGGCGCACAATTCCAAGGTGATCGAGCACATTGGCGACCCCACGCCGGCAAACGCTGAGCGCCGCAAGCGATACCGTGCCGCCGCCGGCCATCTCGGTGCCGACCGTGACGAGCCCCGACCGGCAGGCCGTGGCTGTCGCCGTGCGCGGCTCGCCCAGATTGCTGATGACCACAGTCATGGGCGCGTCGAAGGCCAGCACCGCCGCGACATTGCGCCTGTGCAGTTCGGGATCGTCTGTCGGCTCGACGATCGCGCTGGGGATGATGTCGAGCGACGAGCCGCCCGAGTGCAGATCGAGGAACGCATCGCCCAGCGGCATGATGTGATCGGTGACGTAGGCGGAGATTTGCTGGGTGATGGTCCCGCGCGGGTCGCCAGGGAAGGTGCGGTTGAAATTGAGCCCATCGACCGGAGATGTGCGTTTGCCCCCCATCACGGCGTGGACGTTGTTGGCCGGCATGAGGATGAGGCGACCCTGGACGCGTCCGGGATCAAGATCCCGGATCATGTCGCAGATCGTGATCTGCCCCTCATACTCGTCGCCGTGATTGCCTGCTTCAAGGATGGCGGTCGGGCCGGAGCCACTCTTGATGACGGCGATGGGAACGCGCGTCGCGCCCCAGGCATCGTCATCTGGCGAATGCGGGATCATGAGAAAGCCGGTCTGCTTGCCCTCGCGCTCAGGGTCGAGCGTCAGGAACGCGCTGGAAGGACGTGGAGAGGGCTGCTGCTTGGCTGGCATTTGCTGGCTCTGTTTCGGATCGAAGGGAATGGGCGCCAAGCCACGGCCTCAAGGCCCTGGCTTCAAGGCCTGGGGTGAGACCGGGCATCCAGGCCCGGCATTCGGCGGAGAAAGGCCGGGCACTGTGCCCGGCCCATGCACGAGGCGCTCAGAGCGTTGGCAGCGGATCCATCGGCATGTCGAGATACTTCCGGTGCAGCCGGTCGAGCTCGCCGTTCATCGTGTTGAAGAAGATGAAGCCGTCCAGCCAGCGCACCAGATTGTGCTGGTCCATCTGCACGCCCATATGGGCGGGGCTGCGCCTGATCGTGAACTTGCGCTCGAACTCCTTGTTGGGGTTCTGCTTGGCGAGCGCCTGCGCGACGATGCTGTTCGTGGCCAGCAGTTCGGCCTGCCCGCTGATGTAGGCGGCCGCGGCTGTCGCGTCGTCTTCGGTCCGCATCAGGTTCGCCCTCGGGGCCGAGGCGCTGATCGCGAGTTCCTGTGTTGTGCCCCTCGCTGCTGCGATGCGCGCCGTGCCGATCGTTTCGGGGCTGCTTACCGCCGATGTTTTGGGTCCATAGACGGCCAGGAACGTGTTCGCGTAGGGAGCCGTGAACTGGATCTGCTTTGCCCGTTCAGGCGTGAGCCCCATGACCGAGATCACGATGTCGACCTTGTCGGTCAGGAGGAAGGGGATGCGGTTGGCG
This window encodes:
- a CDS encoding peptide ABC transporter substrate-binding protein, with protein sequence MSASTFTIVQPRVMLDDPHACTDSGDVLTVFGGLFDALARRGASGWEPNLATGWSMSDDARTTTFTLRAGVRFHDGEPCDAGAIRFCLERMARPDMGATLGAPGVYAQYLQGMRIDVPDPHTLVMTTAEPIADILDIVGYGHIVSPRALADAGEDLARRSVGTGPWKLESCREGEHLLASASPHHLAPKSRHGELRWQAEPSAAARLDALMSGRAHVANGLPMAGHATAGVTFHDYLAPTALIFMFNAAAGPAADLRVRRALNLAIDRAALVAGVLGGAGQPLHGYISPAHDGYDPAAPEFALDRAEARRLLAEAGYADGLALNVYCPTRLPDEAPQLVDAIEAQLSGIGVSFIRHVEPDRTRYANQVRLKQIHDICVFDSSPMSAFRVLHEKVDSRVKGSWWEGYANPAVEALLDQARRTIDANARRALRCETYRLLQQDPPWLYVYNHRRRIGLAGSHPVYAMRFDGVLDVRTLPEL
- a CDS encoding succinylglutamate desuccinylase, giving the protein MPAKQQPSPRPSSAFLTLDPEREGKQTGFLMIPHSPDDDAWGATRVPIAVIKSGSGPTAILEAGNHGDEYEGQITICDMIRDLDPGRVQGRLILMPANNVHAVMGGKRTSPVDGLNFNRTFPGDPRGTITQQISAYVTDHIMPLGDAFLDLHSGGSSLDIIPSAIVEPTDDPELHRRNVAAVLAFDAPMTVVISNLGEPRTATATACRSGLVTVGTEMAGGGTVSLAALSVCRRGVANVLDHLGIVRRETPEPRRGDGAVLELPGTGAYVFASSDGVFEPFHANGERVSAGQPAGRIHCTWDPARAPDLLHYAADGILYGRRQPGRVRPGNCCLIVAAPYKGTLS
- a CDS encoding GntR family transcriptional regulator; the protein is MSAATPDHEPALATARSPASLLGQSTYERLRGMILSGTLPIGSGLNEKRLAERLGVSRTPVREAMTRLMSEGLITREAGGTPTVRRISIHEIVEILHMRRLLEVEAAGMAATRGGSAGLAALRERFVAFRDGPPPAVEDHVGADDRLHGLLAEMAGSRLLASLISDLRLKTRIFDTRLVPERLRPGAVEHLAIIDAVLAGNVPAAEDAMRTHVGNVRASVLSHLDALFR
- a CDS encoding transporter substrate-binding domain-containing protein, yielding MRSFFAGLAALAMAFVGSVEARADKLQDIISKGVVRIGVPLDAPPFGSQDASRKPIGFDIEMAEMVAKGLGVKLEMQQITGANRIPFLLTDKVDIVISVMGLTPERAKQIQFTAPYANTFLAVYGPKTSAVSSPETIGTARIAAARGTTQELAISASAPRANLMRTEDDATAAAAYISGQAELLATNSIVAQALAKQNPNKEFERKFTIRRSPAHMGVQMDQHNLVRWLDGFIFFNTMNGELDRLHRKYLDMPMDPLPTL
- a CDS encoding ATP-binding cassette domain-containing protein → MNAAPAQQRGELLRVENLHQRFDSSGGFLDRLRFDKGRFSAPRRIVHAVNGVSLHIDRGEVLGLVGESGCGKSTLAKTIIKLHEPHDGRIILDGEDITDHDFARMRPVRRKMQMIFQDPYASLNPRQQVADIVMEPWLEVGRAEGEDLEERMLALLGRVGLGAEHSQRYPHQFSGGQRQRIGIARALSVRPELVVADEPVSALDVSIQAQILNLMMDLKDEFGFSYLFITHDLSVVRYISDRIGVMYLGFMVETGPKQAIFENPRHPYTRALLAAAPKVGQPLPAAEDHLKGEVPSAFDLPSGCCFRTRCPLAFDRCARERPVLRALGDGQHVACHLHDAAASDTAAAA
- a CDS encoding pyridoxal-phosphate dependent enzyme: MIELAEIEAARQRIAPHVRKTPTLAYAQQKDGPTSAASVVMKLELLQAAGSFKARGAMNRLLTLDSAQLERGIVTASGGNHGLAIARSAHVMKAAAQIFLPSNVAPDKVVKLKQWGASVEIVGHVWDDANAAALAWAERTGATYAHPFSDPIVVAGQGTLGLDILEDIPDVDVILVAIGGGGLITGLSTAVKAKRPSTRIIGIEPVGSPTLHACLEAGRLVALDRLETRVATMSCRQTDQAIFEVVRRNVDEIVLISDDEMERAARSLWFEFGIAADMSGAASVAVLQSGRVAFKPGERVCALICGAGVDGLAAA
- a CDS encoding ABC transporter permease produces the protein MGWLLPDPSLLRAVRLNWPSRRHQPPSAVSSRLWKWLLEGSLWNHLSITLYATALGFIIGSLVGFVLGLLFGRFQTVADIFDPYITALYSIPKIALAPLFIIWFGIGIESKVAVSASIVFFVVFLNTYAGVRDVNPIFVHATRIMGGNELDVLRHVMIPSAASWVITGLKVSVPYALVGTVIGEFMSSNRGIGFIIAQATGLFDTTSVFAGLVLLGVVGAIINVALRHAETWLLRWKAAN
- a CDS encoding ABC transporter ATP-binding protein; this encodes MTDALLSVRGLKTWFHTFGGVVKAVDGVSFDLAPGEILGLVGESGGGKSMVGFSIMGLIDKPGRIEAGEIFFGGRDLARLSEGELQKVRGKQVAMIFQDPMTALNPLYTIGNQLEEMLTLHTDLDARARRARCIEMLAEVGIPQPEARLGSYPHQFSGGMRQRVVIAIAMIAGPSLLIADEPTTALDVTIQAQLLRLMKSQVARNRTSLILITHDLAAVSQMADRIVVLYCGRVVETGRAAELIARPRHPYTRGLLDSIPAHAPGRKRLSQIPGSVPDIRRLPPGCSFAPRCPRSQPLCTHEAPALQADAAGHAAACHFPIEVAS
- a CDS encoding ABC transporter permease; this encodes MFAFMVAFGPWLVAQDPYDVRQLDLMDAFKPPVWLEGGSAQYWLGTDQQGRDVLASIVYGSRISLFIGLAAMLASCLIGTTLGIMAGFYGGRLDSVIMRIADIQLSFPSVLIALFLMSAFGTGVEKVLIALTSVGWVVYARTVRGSTLREKSREYVQAARVSGLPNRKIILKHILPNVLTPLIVVATIQVGTFVLIEASLSFLGVGVPITEPSLGLLIKNGFDVLFSGLWWISVFPGLFIMLIVFGINLLGDFLRDELNPRLK